A single window of Aspergillus oryzae RIB40 DNA, chromosome 8 DNA harbors:
- a CDS encoding uncharacterized protein (predicted protein) — protein MSSVDEEPILEDIFVPQSLLNAVARREDTVEGTHRVASPCYPPSSQTQEIYVQKRNQRTISWATRVSDKRKAPQRASSYSSALEEGRMQLHQDQGPSVPPHVRGITSSLNLNSSDSTPLRFLEHDPFADSSVREPLIERNSRSPYSIPRPGNINRKTLGDSVRSVYNRANLVKIKHQRKYWIRLLIEYAAYTIGAVFIYFVLVGLPLWKGAVYWLYWVMQHKFVFSGGWAIFVFLLVFPTAPNTALLIPCYKSGAIIGRTLEAALKIFPASHIYVIANGDSATPIDDTEEVCRIYSVNHIWCPVGSKIVAIFIGCHAVKSFRHVLLIVDDCILPPHFPVVVSRLTHKVRCIGYTIKSVGTNSQRGSYCQQAQDLEYKLAGLQRSFAGHIGSATFPHGAISLWERAFLKDTLQHHPGFSISEDWFMGNSCRRLGGRIQMCSAVFVETTTPAALFFVDRRLRRGGFGETTVFKQRFLRWNFFVANGIWYNLLYILGSWRLGKWELGAKLFVFQEVCSYLFIKQVPSGSSG, from the exons ATGTCTTCAGTCGATGAGGAGCCAATTTTGGAGGATATTTTCGTTCCGCAATCTCTTTTGAATGCAGTGGCTAGAAGGGAGGACACGGTTGAAGGGACTCATAGGgttgcttctccttgctaCCCTCCTAGCAGCCAGACTCAGGAGATTTATGTTCAGAAGAGAAACCAGCGTACGATAAGCTGGGCAACTAGGGTATCAGACAAGCGGAAAGCTCCACAGCGCGCATCAAGTTATTCATCGGCtctggaggaggggaggatgCAGCTACATCAGGACCAAGGTCCAAGTGTTCCTCCACATGTTCGGGGTATAACCTCTAGTCTTAACCTCAACTCGAGTGATTCGACACCGCTGCGGTTTCTGGAACATGATCCCTTTGCAGACAGCAGTGTACGAGAGCCACTGATAGAACGAAACAGTCGGTCGCCTTACTCCATACCGCGGCCAGGCAATATCAATAGAAAGACACTAGGTGACAGTGTGAGAAGCGTGTACAACAGGGCAAACCTCGTCAAAATCAAACACCAACGCAAATATTGGATCCGCCTGTTAATCGAATATGCGGCATATACCATCGGTGCTGTTTTTATATACTTCGTTCTGGTCGGATTGCCCTTGTGGAAAGGTGCTGTATACTGGCTCTATTGGGTGATGCAACATAAGTTCGTATTCTCCGGTGGCTGGGCaatctttgtttttctgctTGTATT CCCAACTGCTCCAAACACTGCTCTTCTGATCCCATGTTATAAATCTGGAGCCATCATTGGGCGGACTCTCGAAGCTGCGTTGAAAATCTTTCCAGCCTCACATATCTATGTGATAGCCAATGGTGACTCGGCCACTCCTATAGACGATACCGAGGAGGTATGCCGGATCTACAGCGTCAATCATATCTGGTGTCCCGTTGGCTCCAAGATCGTCGCGATTTTCATCGGCTGTCATGCAGTTAAATCCTTTCGCCACGTCCTGCTCATCGTTGATGATTGCATCCTACCCCCGCATTTTCCTGTGGTCGTCTCTCGGTTAACTCACAAAGTCCGCTGCATTGGGTATACCATCAAATCCGTTGGCACAAACTCTCAACGGGGCTCGTATTGTCAACAGGCACAGGACCTCGAATACAAGCTAGCTGGCTTACAGCGCAGTTTCGCGGGACACATTGGCAGTGCGACCTTTCCCCATGGAGCTATATCCTTATGGGAAAGAGCGTTCTTGAAAGATACTCTCCAGCACCATCCCGGTTTCTCCATTAGTGAGGACTGGTTCATGGGAAACAGTTGCCGGCGGCTTGGAGGAAGGATTCAAATGTGCAGTGCTGTCTTTGTCGAGACTACAACGCCGGctgctctcttcttcgttgatCGGAGATTAAGAAGAGGCGGCTTCGGCGAAACGACGGTTTTCAAGCAGAGATTCCTGCGGTGGAACTTCTTTGT